Proteins encoded by one window of Erysipelothrix rhusiopathiae:
- a CDS encoding polysaccharide deacetylase family protein, with product MKVKRSIKVRKLNMKAVAMMIAALLVVVTILVTLIFNPFSKYPKYMTRVSNEYKKIGHHEVIKEATDDRVTVLHYPALDNEKVNTWIQEFTNQSKERSKGLSNKDGKKAEIFQDYSIYQVHDKYVTVDIKTSLNSEITDVISRTYDIESGEFVKASDLFNELGLKKLISDVRATLSKPKEMERQSYLKATSLDEDTALSISKSNVVFNIKGFNKPVSFDLSKITDYFSHSIGSFEKTNGEIAPVYLDRGIDPKEKMVAFTFDDGPHHRNTQLIMDEMDKYDGQATFFMLGERVNQNPSIVKEIVSRGHQIANHSFTHPDFNSMDIQDVNKEIKNTEEALFKASGLKGPFMVRPPYGNANAEVRKGAPVTFVNWSVDSEDWVSRDPQQICNTIDKYKHDGAIILLHDIYESSYEGFKCAAKKLHDQGYKFVTVEELLESRNDIVKTNALYFNADPIQ from the coding sequence ATGAAAGTAAAACGAAGCATAAAAGTACGCAAACTCAATATGAAGGCAGTCGCTATGATGATTGCCGCACTACTCGTCGTTGTAACAATCCTCGTTACTTTGATATTTAATCCTTTCTCAAAGTATCCGAAATACATGACACGTGTTTCAAACGAGTATAAAAAAATTGGTCATCATGAAGTCATCAAAGAAGCAACAGATGATCGTGTCACTGTTTTACACTACCCAGCGCTTGATAATGAAAAAGTAAATACTTGGATTCAAGAATTTACCAATCAAAGTAAAGAGCGTTCTAAAGGATTATCAAACAAAGATGGTAAGAAAGCTGAAATATTTCAGGATTACTCGATTTATCAAGTCCATGATAAATATGTAACTGTAGATATTAAAACATCTTTGAATAGCGAAATTACAGATGTAATTTCCCGTACATATGATATTGAAAGCGGAGAATTTGTAAAAGCATCAGATTTATTTAACGAGCTTGGTCTCAAAAAATTAATCAGCGATGTAAGAGCAACACTTTCCAAACCGAAAGAAATGGAACGCCAAAGTTATCTCAAAGCGACATCTTTGGATGAAGACACCGCACTATCTATATCAAAATCAAATGTTGTCTTCAACATCAAGGGTTTTAATAAACCTGTCTCATTTGATTTGTCTAAAATAACGGATTACTTCTCCCATTCAATTGGTTCTTTCGAAAAAACAAATGGTGAAATTGCACCCGTATATCTTGATCGTGGTATTGATCCGAAAGAAAAAATGGTTGCATTCACATTTGATGATGGACCTCATCACCGTAATACTCAGCTAATTATGGATGAAATGGATAAATATGATGGTCAAGCAACATTCTTTATGCTTGGGGAACGGGTAAACCAAAACCCATCAATCGTAAAAGAAATTGTGAGTCGTGGACACCAAATTGCAAATCACTCGTTTACACATCCTGATTTTAATTCAATGGATATTCAAGATGTTAATAAAGAGATTAAAAATACTGAAGAAGCACTATTTAAGGCATCTGGCTTAAAGGGACCATTTATGGTTCGACCTCCTTATGGAAATGCAAATGCAGAAGTTCGCAAGGGAGCTCCCGTGACATTTGTCAACTGGTCTGTGGATAGTGAAGATTGGGTATCTCGTGACCCTCAACAAATCTGTAACACAATTGATAAATATAAACATGACGGTGCAATTATATTACTTCACGATATTTATGAGTCAAGTTATGAAGGGTTTAAATGTGCCGCAAAAAAACTTCATGATCAAGGTTATAAATTTGTGACGGTTGAGGAATTACTCGAATCACGTAATGATATCGTTAAAACAAATGCACTTTATTTCAACGCTGATCCTATTCAGTAA
- a CDS encoding response regulator transcription factor — translation MVRFLIVDDEEKIREVAKEYAKATGLLCDEASDGAEAIEMVKSNDYDVVVLDIMMPNLDGFTACREIKKIKDVPIIMLSARQEEFDKLLGFELGIDDYVTKPFSPKELMARIKAVSERAKGMKHSVYSFGGLEVDITGRNLIIDGERINVTPKEFDLLVFLIQHKDQALSRDVLLDKVWNYNYYGDYRTVDTHIKMLRQNLGPYRDYIVTVRGTGYKFEINN, via the coding sequence ATGGTTAGATTTTTGATTGTAGATGATGAAGAAAAAATTAGAGAAGTTGCCAAGGAATATGCAAAGGCAACGGGGTTATTATGTGATGAGGCGTCCGATGGAGCTGAAGCAATTGAAATGGTCAAAAGTAATGACTATGATGTTGTGGTTTTAGATATCATGATGCCAAATCTTGATGGTTTTACTGCATGTCGTGAAATAAAGAAAATCAAAGATGTTCCGATAATTATGTTATCTGCACGTCAAGAGGAGTTCGATAAGTTGCTAGGGTTTGAATTGGGGATTGATGACTATGTCACAAAACCGTTCTCACCTAAAGAATTAATGGCTCGTATTAAAGCTGTGAGTGAACGTGCCAAAGGGATGAAACACAGTGTTTATTCATTTGGTGGTCTTGAAGTTGATATTACCGGACGTAATTTAATCATTGATGGTGAACGTATTAATGTCACACCGAAAGAGTTTGATCTGTTGGTCTTCCTGATTCAACATAAAGATCAAGCATTATCACGCGATGTGCTATTAGATAAAGTATGGAATTATAATTATTATGGTGACTATCGTACCGTCGATACTCATATTAAAATGTTAAGACAAAACTTAGGTCCATATCGTGACTATATTGTTACGGTTCGTGGAACAGGTTACAAGTTTGAAATCAACAACTAA
- the ruvB gene encoding Holliday junction branch migration DNA helicase RuvB, producing MEERLMSGEAILSGQDYEESLRPQTLSAYVGQEGLKENLKIFIEAAKSRNEALDHLLFYGPPGLGKTTIAHVIANEMQTGIKVTSGPSIERSGDLAAILSSLEPGDVLFIDEIHRMPKAVEEVLYPAMEDFTLDLVVGKDSSTRSIQIDLPPFTLIGATTRAGDLSSPLRDRFGIISKLEYYSQDELETIVSRTSRVLNTVIDREGVSEIAKRSRGTPRIANRLFRRVRDFAQVLNDNVVDISITKLALDKLKVDHLGLDDVDLRYLRGIIERFDGGPVGIEAIAASISEETMTLEDVYEPYLLQLGFINRTPRGRVVTTKAYEHLKIDVNQRLFE from the coding sequence ATGGAAGAGCGTCTTATGTCTGGTGAAGCGATTTTATCCGGTCAAGATTACGAAGAAAGTCTACGTCCTCAAACGCTTTCTGCGTATGTTGGGCAAGAAGGACTAAAAGAAAATTTAAAAATTTTTATTGAAGCGGCAAAATCGCGTAATGAAGCATTAGATCATTTATTGTTTTATGGTCCTCCTGGATTGGGTAAAACAACAATAGCGCATGTAATCGCAAACGAAATGCAAACAGGAATTAAAGTGACCAGTGGGCCAAGTATTGAGCGTAGTGGCGATCTTGCAGCAATCTTATCAAGTTTGGAGCCTGGTGATGTTTTGTTTATTGATGAAATTCATCGTATGCCTAAAGCAGTAGAAGAAGTCTTGTATCCTGCGATGGAGGATTTCACTTTGGATCTTGTTGTTGGTAAGGATTCATCAACAAGAAGCATTCAAATTGATTTACCGCCGTTTACGCTTATTGGTGCAACGACACGAGCTGGCGATTTGTCCTCACCATTAAGGGATCGTTTTGGTATTATTTCAAAACTTGAGTATTACAGTCAAGATGAACTTGAAACCATCGTTTCGAGAACAAGTCGTGTCCTCAATACAGTTATTGATCGAGAAGGTGTAAGCGAGATTGCGAAACGTTCTCGAGGAACTCCACGAATTGCAAATCGTTTATTTCGACGTGTAAGAGATTTCGCTCAAGTTTTAAATGATAATGTTGTTGACATTTCAATAACTAAGTTGGCACTTGACAAACTAAAAGTGGATCATTTAGGACTTGATGACGTAGATTTACGTTATCTACGTGGAATTATTGAACGCTTTGATGGTGGACCTGTAGGGATTGAAGCTATAGCCGCTTCAATTTCTGAAGAAACCATGACACTGGAAGATGTTTATGAGCCATATTTGTTACAACTAGGATTTATAAATCGAACACCACGTGGTCGTGTTGTAACAACAAAAGCATATGAACATCTAAAAATCGATGTAAATCAAAGGCTATTTGAATAG
- a CDS encoding DNA polymerase III subunit alpha: protein MATHLMVRSHYSLLKGMMPVELICEKAKHNESKSIALTDRHVLFGALDFYDAARKHHIKPIYGMEITILEDESYYDSLVLARTNEGYQGLIHLSYLLSKQAYISEADVVPFESELIFIAYSEQGPFEKGMLSKNLDEVANTMERLKKMFSYFYIGLSHQESGFFSNVNDQLRQMAVLREIECVALPKVYYENKDDEEAFRALQAIDKSTYLEDKTLVSSPNRNFISDDDFKVLYTEAELSLTDTIAEMCNVSIMNLKTELPEFETHQEVSNKVFLEQLSHFGLKRRLNNSVPEKYRERLNYELKIINEMNFTDYFLIVYDVIRYAKKAGIYVGPGRGSSAGSLVAYCLGIVEIDPIEYDLLFERFLNPERVSMPDIDIDFPDDKRQYVIDYVRNKYGDDYVAHIVTFGTLKARQAFRDTARVLQVPIRKVDQVSKLIDPMMGLRDNYNKNSRFKSLIQSEDLLKKTFELACKIEGMPRHTSTHAAGIVLSKKPLDVVVPVIQLDSETKAVQYEMSHLESIGLVKIDFLGLRNLTIIDNISRQINESEAFDIMSIPLDDQKTYELISRAETVGVFQLESDGMKALLKKVKPHKFSDIVDTVALFRPGPMENIPLYLENRDHPEKVKYIHDDLKRITESTNGILIYQEQIMQVAQIMAGFSLARADILRKAMGKKNAKELDGLKTEFIQGCIDKGHKETFAEELFSLIYKFANYGFNKSHSVAYGLIAYQLSYLKANYPHLFYTYLLTSVIGSEVKTRQYIDECRRRKVDLRPVNLEQSRNSYTLEGYAIRLPFTVIKGISKSIGTKIQNEVHDNGPYLNYYNAISRLNLVGIKKNQFELLIQAGAFDYLNSDRLSMIASLEEALRYANIIRVEKDGQSSLNMDLISEPIFTVVSENRRQVLNDELVVLGFYFSEHPTLRLKKKHESDSLIEVKVRDKYFRIIAMVDRIKLHRTKKGDQMAFIQLSDDTGLIDGVVFPSVYDKIKVNLEIGALVLVKGQMREPGSLIIMDMYRFDSKPEFHES from the coding sequence ATGGCGACACACTTAATGGTCCGCAGTCATTATTCTCTTTTAAAGGGAATGATGCCTGTTGAATTAATCTGCGAAAAAGCAAAACATAATGAATCAAAGAGCATCGCCTTAACAGATCGGCATGTTCTTTTTGGTGCATTAGATTTTTATGATGCAGCACGTAAACATCATATTAAACCGATTTATGGCATGGAAATTACAATCTTGGAAGATGAGTCTTATTACGATTCATTAGTGCTTGCACGAACAAACGAGGGGTATCAAGGCTTAATCCATTTATCATATTTACTCTCAAAACAAGCTTATATTTCCGAAGCGGATGTAGTGCCTTTTGAATCTGAATTAATATTTATCGCGTATTCAGAACAAGGTCCATTTGAAAAAGGCATGTTGAGTAAAAATCTTGATGAGGTTGCGAATACGATGGAACGTTTAAAAAAGATGTTTTCATATTTTTATATTGGTTTATCCCATCAAGAATCCGGATTCTTTTCAAATGTTAATGATCAGCTCCGACAAATGGCTGTTTTACGTGAAATTGAATGTGTTGCACTTCCTAAAGTGTATTATGAAAATAAAGACGATGAGGAAGCGTTTCGAGCACTACAAGCAATCGATAAGAGCACGTATTTAGAAGATAAAACGCTTGTGTCTTCGCCGAATCGAAACTTTATTAGTGACGATGATTTTAAAGTTCTTTATACCGAAGCAGAGCTATCACTAACTGATACAATCGCTGAAATGTGTAATGTGTCAATTATGAATCTTAAAACGGAGTTACCGGAATTTGAAACCCATCAAGAAGTAAGTAATAAGGTTTTCTTAGAACAACTAAGTCACTTTGGTTTGAAACGGAGGTTAAACAATTCTGTTCCAGAAAAATATCGTGAACGCTTGAATTATGAGCTGAAAATTATCAACGAGATGAATTTTACCGATTATTTCTTAATTGTTTACGATGTTATTCGTTATGCTAAGAAGGCGGGGATTTATGTAGGGCCAGGGCGTGGGAGTTCTGCAGGTTCACTTGTCGCATATTGCTTGGGTATCGTCGAAATTGATCCCATTGAATACGACCTGTTGTTTGAACGTTTTTTAAACCCAGAACGTGTTTCAATGCCGGATATTGATATTGATTTTCCGGATGATAAACGGCAATACGTAATTGATTACGTGAGAAATAAATATGGTGATGATTATGTTGCGCACATTGTAACCTTTGGGACACTTAAAGCACGTCAAGCTTTCCGTGATACAGCACGTGTTTTACAAGTTCCCATTCGTAAAGTCGATCAAGTATCAAAGTTGATTGATCCGATGATGGGATTAAGAGACAATTATAATAAAAACAGTCGATTTAAATCGCTTATTCAATCAGAGGATCTTTTGAAAAAGACCTTTGAACTCGCATGTAAAATAGAGGGGATGCCAAGACATACTTCAACGCATGCGGCAGGTATTGTTTTAAGCAAGAAGCCGCTTGATGTTGTTGTTCCAGTTATTCAGTTGGATTCGGAAACAAAAGCGGTTCAATACGAGATGAGTCATCTTGAGTCCATTGGTCTTGTGAAAATTGATTTTTTAGGTTTGAGAAATCTAACAATTATTGATAATATTAGTCGACAAATTAATGAATCCGAAGCATTTGATATTATGTCAATTCCATTGGATGATCAAAAAACGTACGAACTAATATCACGGGCAGAGACGGTTGGTGTTTTCCAACTCGAATCGGATGGAATGAAGGCGCTTTTAAAGAAAGTTAAACCACATAAGTTTAGTGATATCGTCGATACAGTCGCACTATTTAGACCGGGTCCGATGGAAAATATTCCCTTGTACTTGGAAAATCGCGATCATCCAGAAAAGGTTAAATACATCCATGATGACTTGAAGAGAATTACAGAAAGTACCAATGGCATTCTGATCTATCAAGAACAGATCATGCAAGTTGCTCAAATCATGGCTGGATTTAGTTTAGCTCGAGCAGATATTTTAAGAAAAGCAATGGGTAAAAAGAATGCTAAAGAACTTGATGGTTTAAAAACAGAATTCATACAAGGATGTATTGATAAGGGCCATAAGGAAACATTTGCGGAAGAACTTTTCTCGCTTATTTATAAATTCGCAAACTATGGTTTTAATAAATCTCACTCCGTCGCGTATGGGTTAATTGCTTATCAATTGTCATATTTAAAGGCTAATTATCCTCACTTGTTCTATACGTATCTTTTAACCAGTGTTATTGGTAGTGAAGTTAAAACACGCCAATACATTGACGAATGTCGACGACGAAAGGTCGATTTGCGTCCTGTTAATCTAGAGCAAAGCCGTAACAGTTATACACTTGAGGGCTATGCAATTCGTTTGCCATTTACCGTTATTAAAGGTATTAGTAAGAGTATCGGTACCAAAATTCAAAATGAGGTTCATGATAATGGTCCGTATTTAAATTACTATAATGCCATCAGTCGTTTAAACCTTGTAGGAATTAAGAAAAACCAGTTTGAATTACTTATTCAAGCGGGTGCATTTGATTATTTAAATTCAGATCGTCTAAGTATGATTGCATCACTTGAAGAGGCATTGCGCTATGCGAATATCATTCGTGTTGAAAAAGATGGTCAATCATCATTAAATATGGATTTAATCAGTGAACCCATTTTTACAGTGGTATCTGAAAATCGAAGACAAGTTTTAAATGATGAATTGGTTGTTTTAGGATTTTATTTCAGTGAACATCCAACCTTACGTTTGAAGAAAAAGCATGAATCGGATTCGCTGATTGAGGTCAAAGTTCGTGATAAATATTTTAGAATCATCGCCATGGTCGATCGAATTAAGCTGCATCGAACCAAAAAAGGGGACCAAATGGCCTTTATTCAGTTAAGCGATGATACAGGTTTGATTGATGGAGTGGTATTTCCGTCAGTATATGATAAAATAAAAGTGAACCTAGAAATAGGAGCACTTGTCTTAGTGAAGGGGCAGATGCGTGAACCAGGATCTTTGATCATAATGGATATGTATCGATTTGATTCAAAACCGGAGTTTCACGAATCATAA
- the rpmA gene encoding 50S ribosomal protein L27 encodes MKFVLDIQLFASKKGVGSTKNGRDSHSKRLGSKRADGEFCTAGSILYRQRGTKIHPGVNVGRGGDDTLFAKVDGVVKFERISKTRKCVSVYPVA; translated from the coding sequence ATGAAATTCGTATTAGATATCCAATTATTTGCTTCTAAAAAAGGTGTTGGTTCGACAAAAAATGGTCGTGACTCACATTCAAAACGTTTAGGCTCAAAGCGCGCAGATGGTGAATTCTGTACAGCAGGTTCAATCTTATACCGCCAACGTGGTACAAAGATTCATCCAGGTGTTAACGTAGGCCGTGGTGGCGACGACACTTTATTCGCTAAAGTGGATGGTGTTGTTAAATTCGAACGCATTAGCAAAACTCGCAAATGTGTTTCAGTTTATCCAGTAGCTTAA
- a CDS encoding ribosomal-processing cysteine protease Prp, with the protein MIHVSVLISKGFYKKMTVTGHAGSGDHGFDLVCAGVSSIMVGALNGFDALTDSVGLIMTQEPLIEIEIKHSNELNQKIFEFVLLQLKTIEQTQSKYIEINEKEVTS; encoded by the coding sequence ATGATACATGTATCTGTTTTAATTAGCAAAGGGTTCTATAAAAAAATGACTGTTACAGGTCATGCCGGTTCTGGTGATCACGGATTTGATCTTGTGTGTGCCGGAGTTAGTTCCATTATGGTTGGTGCTCTTAACGGTTTTGATGCGTTGACTGATTCTGTAGGATTGATAATGACTCAAGAACCACTAATTGAAATTGAAATTAAACATAGTAATGAACTAAATCAAAAAATATTTGAGTTTGTATTGTTACAACTTAAAACAATAGAACAAACTCAATCTAAATATATCGAAATTAATGAAAAGGAGGTTACTTCATGA
- the obgE gene encoding GTPase ObgE — protein sequence MFVDRVNIKVVAGNGGDGMTSFRREAFVPLGGPYGGDGGKGGDIVFVADSNKSTLLDLRYNRVIKASHGTPGKNKKMHGAGADDVILRVPVGTMVIDNEKGIVIADLTEVGQREVVAHGGRGGRGNARFATANNPAPTFSEKGELGQELDITIELKLLADVGIIGYPSVGKSTLLSVISRAKPEVADYHFTTIAPNLGISSSPDGRSFAVADLPGLIEDAHLGKGLGHVFLKHIERCRVLVHVVDMGAEDGRDPIEDYKVINNELEKYNEDLLKKPMVVVANKMDLEVAPANLEKFKAAYPDLEIFELVTMVGEGIDSLLYRLADILDEHVEERIEEQSESVVYKYEAPKRNFDIEQINQTKWRVTGDIIDRQLRQYEFDTEESAVQFGLAMKRLGVDQALREAGVKDGDIVIVADIQFVFEEGMVE from the coding sequence ATGTTTGTAGATCGCGTTAATATAAAAGTAGTAGCCGGAAACGGTGGTGATGGAATGACATCTTTCCGTCGCGAAGCATTTGTTCCACTTGGTGGACCTTATGGCGGTGATGGTGGTAAAGGTGGCGATATCGTTTTTGTCGCAGACTCTAATAAATCAACATTGCTTGATTTAAGATATAATCGTGTTATTAAAGCTTCACATGGTACACCTGGGAAGAATAAAAAAATGCACGGGGCCGGAGCAGATGATGTAATCTTAAGAGTTCCAGTTGGTACTATGGTTATTGACAACGAAAAAGGTATTGTTATTGCTGACTTAACAGAAGTGGGCCAACGTGAGGTTGTAGCTCATGGAGGACGCGGCGGTAGAGGTAATGCTCGATTTGCGACAGCAAATAACCCTGCGCCTACGTTTTCTGAAAAAGGTGAATTAGGTCAAGAACTTGATATCACAATTGAATTGAAATTACTTGCTGATGTAGGGATTATTGGTTACCCATCCGTTGGGAAATCAACATTACTATCAGTAATTTCGAGAGCAAAACCAGAAGTTGCGGATTACCATTTCACAACGATTGCTCCAAACTTAGGTATTTCAAGTAGTCCAGACGGTCGTTCTTTTGCTGTGGCAGATTTGCCAGGATTAATTGAAGATGCACATTTAGGAAAAGGTCTTGGACATGTTTTCTTAAAACATATCGAACGTTGTCGTGTATTAGTACATGTTGTAGATATGGGTGCAGAAGATGGTCGTGATCCGATTGAGGATTATAAAGTCATCAATAATGAACTTGAAAAATATAACGAAGACTTATTGAAAAAACCAATGGTTGTTGTTGCGAATAAAATGGATCTAGAGGTTGCACCTGCAAATTTAGAGAAGTTTAAAGCAGCATATCCGGACTTGGAAATTTTCGAACTTGTTACAATGGTTGGAGAAGGAATCGATTCGCTTCTTTACCGTCTTGCAGATATTCTTGACGAACATGTTGAAGAACGTATTGAAGAACAAAGTGAATCTGTTGTTTATAAATATGAAGCACCAAAACGTAATTTTGATATTGAACAAATTAATCAAACAAAATGGCGTGTTACCGGTGATATCATTGACCGTCAATTGCGTCAATATGAATTTGATACTGAGGAATCCGCAGTTCAGTTTGGGCTTGCTATGAAGCGTCTAGGTGTTGATCAAGCGCTCCGTGAAGCAGGTGTAAAAGATGGTGATATTGTAATTGTTGCAGATATTCAATTTGTTTTTGAAGAAGGTATGGTAGAATAA
- a CDS encoding sensor histidine kinase → MKSTTKNMAFRIWFYFLLLTGIMLLFLWMLQISFIGPYYERNRSQTIQMKVTEIERLLERSDISIVEEATGKILATENMCISIYNDLGVRTYIGENPNIPCQLNNLKNSTMKEYMIMADNAPTHDFSINFNNGIHEQGMYFYGRSTLINGKPNYIFVISPIKLLDSTVFVLKRQFGLLALVVFSVATIVAFILSKRLSSPITKITNSAKKLADGDLSVDFEGNDYSEVETLASTLNYATQEFRKTDELRRDLVANVSHDIKTPLTMIKAYAEMIQDISGDNPEMREQHLNVIVDEVNHLERLVNDMLTLSKYEANVFDIKETEYFMLQQIRATTHLFLALDLHFEIHCDPNLMVVADEIKMGQVLYNYINNATKYVGNDNVIVIKADVEGDLVVVSVTDHGIGISPDIIDHIWDRYYKIDKNYQRSGSSSGLGLSIVKAICDASGSKYWVESELGVGTSFFYSVKKAK, encoded by the coding sequence TTGAAATCAACAACTAAGAATATGGCATTTCGTATTTGGTTCTATTTCCTATTACTAACAGGGATTATGCTGTTATTTTTATGGATGTTACAAATTTCGTTTATAGGACCTTATTACGAACGCAATCGATCTCAAACAATTCAAATGAAGGTTACTGAGATTGAACGGTTATTAGAACGATCGGATATTTCAATCGTCGAGGAAGCAACAGGAAAAATTCTAGCTACGGAAAATATGTGTATTAGTATCTATAATGATCTTGGGGTTCGTACTTATATTGGTGAGAACCCAAATATTCCTTGTCAGTTAAACAATCTTAAAAACTCAACAATGAAAGAATACATGATTATGGCTGACAATGCTCCGACCCATGATTTTTCGATTAATTTTAATAATGGAATTCATGAACAAGGAATGTATTTTTATGGAAGAAGTACACTTATAAATGGTAAACCCAATTATATTTTTGTGATTTCTCCTATAAAGCTTTTAGATTCAACGGTATTTGTTTTAAAAAGACAATTTGGATTGTTGGCTCTTGTAGTATTTAGTGTTGCGACAATTGTTGCTTTTATTTTATCAAAGCGGCTTTCAAGTCCTATTACTAAAATTACAAATAGTGCTAAAAAGTTAGCAGATGGCGATTTATCAGTAGATTTTGAAGGAAATGATTATTCTGAAGTTGAAACACTTGCCAGCACATTAAATTATGCTACACAAGAGTTTCGGAAAACCGACGAATTACGTAGAGATTTGGTTGCGAACGTTTCCCATGATATCAAAACCCCATTAACAATGATTAAAGCTTATGCAGAAATGATTCAGGATATCTCAGGAGATAATCCCGAAATGCGTGAACAGCATCTTAATGTTATTGTAGATGAAGTTAATCATTTGGAGCGTTTGGTAAATGATATGTTGACACTGTCTAAATACGAGGCCAATGTTTTTGATATTAAAGAAACTGAATATTTTATGTTACAGCAAATTCGTGCTACAACTCATTTATTCTTAGCGCTGGATCTGCATTTTGAAATTCATTGTGACCCCAATTTAATGGTGGTAGCGGATGAAATAAAAATGGGACAGGTTCTTTACAATTACATTAACAATGCCACCAAGTATGTTGGTAACGATAATGTTATCGTAATAAAAGCAGACGTTGAGGGTGATCTTGTTGTTGTTTCAGTGACAGATCACGGAATCGGAATCAGTCCGGATATTATTGATCATATTTGGGATCGATACTATAAAATTGATAAAAATTATCAGCGAAGTGGTTCCAGTAGTGGACTTGGATTATCGATCGTTAAAGCGATTTGTGATGCTAGTGGGTCAAAATATTGGGTTGAATCAGAACTTGGTGTAGGTACTTCATTCTTCTATTCCGTAAAAAAAGCAAAATAA
- the ruvA gene encoding Holliday junction branch migration protein RuvA, whose product MIAFISGVAVDRGIDYVVVDNHGIGYQVFCGNPEMVTLNESIIFHTYQHVREDAIILFGFVEKRELDIFRQLITVKGVGPKTGITILSRFSGDDIVRAIDQEDMAFLKKLPGVGPKMASQMMLDLKGKFIASDTPSTTKKALPLVDEALDALGDLGFKKVELNNIKHELSLLNLDSVDDMIKEGLKLLHSRKRGL is encoded by the coding sequence ATGATTGCATTTATTTCAGGTGTTGCAGTGGATCGAGGAATCGATTATGTTGTGGTCGATAACCATGGTATTGGTTATCAAGTTTTTTGTGGGAATCCAGAAATGGTTACATTAAATGAGAGCATAATATTTCACACTTACCAACATGTGAGAGAAGATGCAATCATTTTATTTGGATTTGTAGAAAAACGTGAATTAGATATTTTTCGTCAGTTAATAACAGTCAAAGGGGTAGGACCTAAGACTGGGATTACAATTTTAAGCCGTTTTAGTGGTGATGATATCGTTCGTGCTATTGATCAAGAAGATATGGCTTTCCTTAAGAAACTACCGGGTGTGGGGCCTAAGATGGCTTCCCAAATGATGTTAGATCTTAAAGGTAAGTTTATTGCATCCGATACTCCTTCAACAACTAAAAAAGCATTACCACTTGTCGATGAAGCACTTGATGCTTTAGGTGATTTAGGTTTTAAAAAAGTGGAATTAAACAATATAAAGCATGAGTTGTCGCTTCTAAATCTTGATTCTGTGGATGATATGATTAAAGAAGGATTAAAACTCTTGCATTCAAGAAAGAGAGGGCTGTAG
- the rplU gene encoding 50S ribosomal protein L21, whose product MYAIIETGGKQVLVEKDQTIFVEKLDVQEGEEIVFETVVAVKNRTLKVGTPYVKGATVTAKVEKHGKGKKITIFKYKAKKGSTRKKQGHRQPYTKLVVTEINAG is encoded by the coding sequence ATGTACGCAATTATTGAAACAGGTGGAAAACAAGTTTTAGTTGAAAAGGATCAAACAATTTTCGTTGAAAAATTGGATGTTCAAGAAGGTGAAGAAATCGTTTTCGAAACAGTTGTTGCTGTTAAAAACCGCACACTTAAAGTTGGTACTCCATACGTTAAAGGTGCTACTGTAACTGCTAAAGTTGAAAAACATGGAAAAGGTAAGAAAATTACTATCTTCAAGTATAAAGCTAAAAAAGGTTCAACACGTAAAAAACAAGGTCATCGTCAACCGTATACTAAGTTAGTTGTAACTGAAATTAACGCAGGATAG